One part of the Raphanus sativus cultivar WK10039 chromosome 7, ASM80110v3, whole genome shotgun sequence genome encodes these proteins:
- the LOC108815554 gene encoding universal stress protein A-like protein isoform X2 translates to METYVDAIGVDTEATTTMAKQSKKKLKVMVAMDESKNSFYALEWAVEHLRDVISAEPETDQAGGLLTLVHVHPTYLQYIYPSGGTDSVPESMKKAREESTAKLFTRSLEICRGKMVKTETMILEGDPKEMICQAVEQTHVDLLVVGSRGLGMIKRAFLGSVSDYCAQHAKCPILIVRPPRETSTSSSTKEHKSN, encoded by the exons ATGGAGACTTACGTTGATGCGATTGGGGTGGACACGGAAGCTACAACAACGATGGCTAAGCAGAGCAAAAAGAAGTTGAAGGTTATGGTTGCGATGGATGAAAGCAAGAATAGCTTCTATGCGTTGGAATGGGCAGTTGAACATCTCAGAGATGTTATTAGCGCAGAACCGGAAACCGATCAAGCAGGCGGTTTACTGACGTTGGTTCATGTCCATCCAACATACCTTCAATATATCTACCCTTCTGGTGGAACTG ATTCAGTTCCTGAATCAATGAAGAAAGCACGAGAAGAGAGCACGGCCAAGCTGTTCACACGGTCATTGGAGATATGTCGTGGCAAAATG GTGAAGACAGAAACGATGATATTGGAAGGAGATCCTAAGGAGATGATATGCCAAGCAGTCGAACAAACTCACGTGGATCTTCTTGTTGTTGGTAGCCGTGGACTTGGCATGATCAAGAG GGCCTTTCTAGGGAGTGTGAGTGATTACTGTGCTCAACATGCGAAATGTCCTATTCTCATCGTGCGACCACCTAGAGAAACCTCGACCAGTAGTAGCACTAAGGAACACAAGAGCAACTGA
- the LOC108815554 gene encoding universal stress protein A-like protein isoform X1, translated as METYVDAIGVDTEATTTMAKQSKKKLKVMVAMDESKNSFYALEWAVEHLRDVISAEPETDQAGGLLTLVHVHPTYLQYIYPSGGTASAVYATDSVPESMKKAREESTAKLFTRSLEICRGKMVKTETMILEGDPKEMICQAVEQTHVDLLVVGSRGLGMIKRAFLGSVSDYCAQHAKCPILIVRPPRETSTSSSTKEHKSN; from the exons ATGGAGACTTACGTTGATGCGATTGGGGTGGACACGGAAGCTACAACAACGATGGCTAAGCAGAGCAAAAAGAAGTTGAAGGTTATGGTTGCGATGGATGAAAGCAAGAATAGCTTCTATGCGTTGGAATGGGCAGTTGAACATCTCAGAGATGTTATTAGCGCAGAACCGGAAACCGATCAAGCAGGCGGTTTACTGACGTTGGTTCATGTCCATCCAACATACCTTCAATATATCTACCCTTCTGGTGGAACTG CTTCGGCTGTGTATGCGACAGATTCAGTTCCTGAATCAATGAAGAAAGCACGAGAAGAGAGCACGGCCAAGCTGTTCACACGGTCATTGGAGATATGTCGTGGCAAAATG GTGAAGACAGAAACGATGATATTGGAAGGAGATCCTAAGGAGATGATATGCCAAGCAGTCGAACAAACTCACGTGGATCTTCTTGTTGTTGGTAGCCGTGGACTTGGCATGATCAAGAG GGCCTTTCTAGGGAGTGTGAGTGATTACTGTGCTCAACATGCGAAATGTCCTATTCTCATCGTGCGACCACCTAGAGAAACCTCGACCAGTAGTAGCACTAAGGAACACAAGAGCAACTGA
- the LOC108815555 gene encoding putative F-box protein At1g70380 — protein MEKVCDYFPSDLITEIVQRISLETAPRMCSLSKEWAKSLWSKSLANPRILFMSPDSRNKTSHLWFHSVLQNKPPELWNKNQVMIPRLACPFQYISSQTVRGSICCYNKTGKSAILNPTRGVYKVLPKVIELGPADETHYSLGFDLESHVFKVLCLISRERESKTELRILNLLDENMHWRRVNHTALFTTHPSGICIDGKMYFGSHIHSIVSCFDLKKEELLTIKLPIWVKSYDNLVKVNGKLALTVKGSRPGARRIWTLEAAGTWSKLQYEIPPFAQNSLKCTYECVGTIGTDKFVFTPSSLLQEPLHVMYYEPKTSAPLKISINCAVNPPSRHVRAILDFVEVPNFSSTKD, from the coding sequence atggAGAAAGTTTGTGATTATTTTCCTAGTGATTTGATCACGGAAATTGTCCAGAGGATTTCACTTGAGACGGCTCCAAGGATGTGCAGCCTCTCCAAAGAATGGGCTAAATCTTTGTGGTCTAAATCCTTGGCGAATCCGCGGATTCTATTCATGTCACCAGACTCTCGGAACAAAACCAGTCACTTGTGGTTTCACTCGGTTCTTCAAAACAAGCCACCCGAGCTGTGGAACAAAAACCAGGTCATGATTCCAAGGTTGGCTTGTCCCTTTCAATACATCTCCTCTCAGACGGTTCGTGGTTCCATTTGCTGTTACAACAAAACAGGGAAATCCGCGATATTGAACCCTACTAGGGGAGTGTATAAGGTGTTACCCAAGGTTATCGAATTAGGGCCGGCAGATGAAACTCATTACTCACTAGGATTTGATCTGGAAAGTCATGTGTTCAAGGTCCTATGCTTGATTTCACGAGAAAGAGAAAGTAAAACGGAGCTTCGAATACTCAACCTCCTTGATGAAAACATGCATTGGAGAAGAGTTAACCATACTGCACTTTTTACTACACACCCCAGCGGAATCTGCATAGATGGTAAAATGTACTTCGGAAGCCATATTCATTCCATAGTATCATGCTTCGACCTTAAGAAAGAAGAGCTCTTGACTATTAAGTTACCGATATGGGTCAAGAGTTATGATAATTTGGTGAAAGTTAATGGAAAATTAGCACTTACCGTCAAAGGTTCTCGACCAGGCGCTCGTAGAATTTGGACTCTTGAGGCAGCAGGAACCTGGTCGAAACTACAATACGAGATTCCGCCATTCGCTCAAAACTCTCTCAAGTGCACGTATGAATGTGTTGGTACCATTGGTACCGATAAGTTTGTATTTACACCTTCTAGTCTCTTGCAAGAGCCTCTACATGTCATGTACTATGAACCTAAAACTTCGGCTCCACTAAAGATAAGTATCAATTGTGCAGTCAATCCTCCTTCTAGGCATGTTAGGGCCATCCTGGATTTTGTAGAGGTCCCAAACTTCAGCTCCACTAAAGATTAA
- the LOC108815557 gene encoding MATH domain and coiled-coil domain-containing protein At3g58440-like: protein MEEQQMEKKFTYCLGNTCYSRPYSLAGCNWYLSACPKGDYLCLSLELEPESLPPGWRRDVKFSFTLVNKVQGSDDDDNTSKEATDDLDDDGASSHVSNNGDDTSEEASEDGDASKDNLADNYDDDDDDDDDGPLSQSNALEDVSPLVGNHVVSCNGLAAETEVSNGENTPKEDVDDEATSLVSDDSARNGSSLHQVKSLKDASQTVENGGGGRGLNNVVSVTETCNNVFKEIQPVKETKDVNGFQVFSSQVESVSYIFKRHPDITSDFRPKNQQIRRAYMNELLSLIEMLCQSPEKLSEDDLSNDDDTLADLIDVGFRLDWLKTKMNEVSEKKKKEQSSGTRLKTMEEELLKLKLMFLDLETQLQMEKAEALAARAPPPSTMLFTDSARILVDL from the exons ATGGAAGAGCAGCAAATGGAGAAGAAGTTCACTTATTGTCTAGGCAACACGTGCTACTCTCGCCCCTACTCCCTCGCCGGCTGCAACTG GTACCTCTCTGCTTGTCCTAAAGGAGACTACTTGTGCTTGTCTCTGGAACTTGAGCCTGAATCTTTGCCTCCAGGATGGAGAAGAGACGTGAAGTTTAGCTTCACTCTCGTGAACAAGG TTCAA GgttcagatgatgatgataacacGTCTAAAGAAGCCACAGATGATCTTGATGATGATGGTGCTTCCTCTCATGTTTCAAATAATGGTGATGACACGTCTGAAGAAGCCTCAGAGGATGGTGATGCATCCAAAGACAATCTGGCTGAtaattatgatgatgatgatgatgatgatgatgatggtccTTTAAGCCAATCAAATGCGTTGGAGGACGTGTCTCCTTTAGTGGGAAACCATGTTGTAAGCTGTAACGGTTTGGCAGCTGAGACTGAGGTTTCCAACGGTGAAAACACACCTAAAGAAGATGTCGATGATGAGGCTACATCTCTTGTTTCCGATGATAGTGCTAGAAACGGAAGTTCTCTACACCAAGTGAAGTCCTTGAAGGATGCATCTCAAACAGTAGaaaatggtggtggtggtagggGTTTAAACAATGTGGTATCTGTTACTGAGACTTGTAATAATGTGTTCAAGGAGATCCAACCAGTAAAGGAAACGAAGGATGTCAATGGGTTTCAGGTTTTTTCTTCTCAG GTGGAGTCGGTGAGCTATATATTCAAAAGACACCCGGACATAACATCAGACTTTCGTCCAAAGAACCAACAGATCAGAAGAGCTTACATGAATGAACTCCTTAGCCTCATCGAGATGCTGTGCCAGTCACCAGAGAAGCTCTCCGAGGATGATCTGAGCAATGATGATGACACACTTGCTGATCTGATTGATGTCGGTTTTAGATTAGACTGGCTGAAGACAAAGATGAATGAGGTTtctgaaaagaagaagaaagaacagAGTAGTGGCACACGGCTGAAAACAATGGAGGAAGAGTTGCTGAAGCTGAAGCTAATGTTCTTGGATCTTGAAACTCAGCTGCAGATGGAAAAGGCAGAGGCATTGGCCGCAAGAGCTCCTCCTCCTTCAACGATGTTGTTTACTGATTCTGCGAGGATTCTTGTAGACTTGTAG